A single region of the Changchengzhania lutea genome encodes:
- the ltrA gene encoding group II intron reverse transcriptase/maturase: MIKQLTSKKNLNYAYERVYRNKGSAGIDRVHITELKSILQTQGNRYIWQIEREMYQVSPILGVEIPKSNGKKRLLGIPTVVDRVFQQALHQVLQPIFEPDFQQHSYGFRPQRNAHQAIAQSLENINSGSKDIVDIDLKSFFDEVEHYILLELIYKKVKCKPTMKLLRCFLKAPILINGKLHKRKKGVPQGSPLSPLLSNILLNELDKELEQRGHRYVRYADDFSIYVKSKMSAKRVGNSIYKFLKDKLQLPINREKSGIRKPLSFQVLGFGFVPTYKKGEKGKYQLVVKPSKWKEFKAKLKYLTKKTIPASFEERIDRINLLIRGWINYFRPASIQAKLKKLEEWLRNRLRYCIWHHWKKPERKRKNLIRLGIDQDHAYAWSRTRMGGWAVAQSPILRTTITIKRLKRKGYVSLIEYYKR, translated from the coding sequence ATGATTAAACAATTAACAAGTAAAAAGAATCTAAACTATGCCTATGAGCGGGTATATCGTAACAAGGGTTCAGCAGGCATAGACAGAGTTCATATCACTGAACTCAAATCTATATTGCAAACCCAAGGTAACCGATATATCTGGCAAATAGAAAGAGAGATGTATCAGGTGTCTCCAATATTGGGCGTTGAAATACCAAAAAGCAACGGGAAGAAACGATTACTCGGTATTCCCACGGTTGTTGACAGGGTGTTTCAACAAGCATTACATCAAGTTTTGCAACCTATATTCGAGCCAGACTTTCAACAGCATAGTTATGGATTCAGACCACAGCGCAACGCCCATCAGGCAATTGCACAGAGCCTAGAAAATATCAATTCAGGCTCTAAGGATATAGTAGATATAGATTTAAAGAGTTTCTTTGATGAAGTAGAACACTATATTCTTTTAGAATTGATTTACAAAAAGGTAAAATGTAAACCGACGATGAAGCTACTGCGCTGTTTTCTTAAAGCCCCGATACTAATCAATGGTAAATTACACAAACGGAAAAAAGGTGTTCCACAAGGTTCGCCTTTAAGTCCATTGCTCTCTAATATCCTGCTCAATGAGTTGGATAAAGAATTAGAGCAACGAGGACATCGCTATGTAAGATACGCTGATGACTTCAGTATTTATGTTAAGAGTAAAATGTCTGCAAAACGAGTAGGTAACAGTATCTACAAGTTCCTGAAAGACAAACTTCAACTGCCAATAAACAGGGAGAAAAGTGGTATACGTAAGCCTTTAAGTTTCCAAGTATTAGGGTTTGGTTTTGTACCGACCTACAAGAAAGGAGAAAAAGGTAAATATCAACTGGTGGTAAAACCGTCCAAATGGAAGGAATTCAAAGCAAAGCTTAAATACCTTACCAAAAAGACGATACCCGCAAGTTTTGAAGAACGTATCGACCGTATCAATCTGCTAATACGTGGTTGGATAAATTACTTTAGACCGGCATCCATTCAAGCGAAACTTAAAAAGCTGGAAGAGTGGTTAAGAAACCGATTACGGTATTGCATATGGCATCATTGGAAGAAACCAGAACGAAAACGGAAAAACCTGATTCGTCTAGGAATTGACCAAGACCATGCCTATGCGTGGAGTCGTACAAGAATGGGAGGATGGGCAGTCGCTCAAAGTCCTATACTACGGACTACCATTACCATAAAACGTTTAAAGAGGAAAGGTTATGTTAGTTTAATTGAATACTACAAACGATAA
- a CDS encoding fibrobacter succinogenes major paralogous domain-containing protein, with amino-acid sequence MNKITRHLFLIATSLILLNCANEDLNQTEIEETNFTKPILETLTITEITEFTAVSGGNITSNGGKEIISRGVCWSLNTLPTILDNITSDGTEIGEFKSSILNLNEDTNYYLRSYATNSIGTSYGNELSFRTNSLFPNCGKIEDIDGNIYSTVTIGDKCWMKENLSTSKYRNGDDIPQVQNSSEWASLKTGAWCYFENGNGTLVTDRGKIYNWYAVNDSRGLAPEGWQVSSYTDFLNLSASVGGLESAKALMSKSGWVGNDQTNSSGFSAIPTGTRMGGTFSSSPDGRAEWWTTTKKSSSQVNSDVFTMFLNNETTIRIVEQDINNGYTVRCIKD; translated from the coding sequence ATGAACAAAATTACAAGACATCTATTTTTAATTGCAACAAGTTTAATACTATTAAATTGTGCTAATGAAGATTTGAATCAAACTGAAATTGAAGAAACAAATTTTACTAAACCAATTTTGGAAACATTAACGATAACTGAAATTACAGAATTCACAGCAGTTTCAGGAGGAAATATAACCTCAAATGGAGGAAAAGAAATAATTTCAAGAGGAGTTTGTTGGAGTCTAAACACATTACCAACAATATTAGATAATATTACATCTGATGGAACCGAAATCGGAGAGTTCAAATCAAGTATATTAAATCTCAACGAAGATACCAATTATTATTTAAGATCTTACGCAACAAATAGTATTGGAACATCATATGGAAATGAATTAAGTTTTAGAACAAATTCATTATTTCCTAACTGTGGTAAAATTGAAGATATTGATGGAAATATATATTCAACTGTAACAATTGGAGACAAATGCTGGATGAAAGAAAACTTATCCACTTCAAAATATCGCAATGGAGATGATATTCCACAAGTTCAAAATAGTTCTGAATGGGCTTCTTTAAAAACAGGAGCTTGGTGTTATTTTGAAAATGGAAACGGTACATTAGTAACTGACCGAGGAAAAATCTATAATTGGTATGCAGTAAATGATTCGCGTGGCTTGGCTCCTGAAGGTTGGCAAGTATCTAGTTATACTGATTTCTTAAACCTATCAGCTAGCGTAGGTGGATTAGAATCTGCAAAAGCATTAATGTCTAAAAGTGGTTGGGTTGGTAATGACCAAACTAATAGTTCTGGCTTTTCAGCTATCCCAACTGGAACTCGTATGGGAGGAACTTTTAGTAGTTCCCCAGACGGAAGAGCTGAATGGTGGACTACTACGAAAAAAAGTTCAAGCCAAGTAAATTCTGATGTCTTTACAATGTTCTTAAACAATGAAACTACTATTAGAATTGTTGAACAAGATATTAATAATGGTTATACAGTTCGTTGCATAAAAGATTAA
- a CDS encoding IS91 family transposase: MQGIHKVADVLNLEVDHLQDIAHTSWNSRALHAIRKCRTKDLGGHLDWCMHCDKLHLQFNSCRNRHCPTCQGHKQQQWIAARTQELLPVPYFHVVFTLPDTLNPLALQHPRVLYKLLFASVWETLSAFGNNPKHLGAKLGMIAVLHTWGQNLSLHPHLHCIVPKGGVSKSGFWKKGNAKDDFLFSVKAMSRKYRGVFVAKLRRALPELPQSLYDTLFKKEWVVYAKPPFGRPEHVIEYLGRYTHKIAIGNHRILNIDTVDKIVTFGLKDYKKGGEKTTLTLQSKEFIRRFQLHILPKGFTRIRHYGFLSSSWKKDRLPMLQLQLADKDLTQIEHPINQKEALHRCCPSCKKGRLITLLTFGSRGPPKNYIQIIKRKLLNYNT, encoded by the coding sequence ATGCAAGGGATACATAAAGTGGCAGATGTGTTAAATTTAGAAGTAGACCATCTGCAGGACATCGCGCATACCAGTTGGAATTCAAGGGCTTTGCATGCCATTAGAAAATGCCGTACTAAGGACCTAGGTGGGCATTTAGATTGGTGCATGCATTGTGATAAACTACATTTACAATTTAACTCTTGTCGTAATCGGCATTGTCCTACCTGCCAAGGCCATAAACAGCAGCAGTGGATTGCCGCTAGAACACAAGAACTGCTTCCTGTGCCTTATTTTCATGTTGTTTTCACACTTCCCGATACTCTAAATCCTTTGGCATTACAACATCCGCGAGTGCTTTATAAGCTGTTATTCGCGAGTGTTTGGGAAACACTTAGTGCTTTTGGGAACAACCCCAAACATCTAGGGGCAAAACTGGGCATGATTGCCGTATTGCACACTTGGGGTCAGAACTTAAGTCTACATCCACATCTGCATTGTATCGTCCCTAAAGGTGGCGTATCTAAATCAGGGTTTTGGAAAAAAGGTAACGCAAAGGATGATTTTCTATTTTCAGTAAAAGCCATGAGCAGAAAATACCGAGGTGTTTTTGTAGCAAAATTACGAAGGGCACTTCCAGAATTACCACAAAGTTTATACGATACCCTGTTTAAAAAAGAATGGGTCGTTTATGCGAAACCCCCTTTTGGCAGACCAGAGCACGTGATTGAATATTTAGGAAGGTACACCCATAAAATAGCCATTGGCAACCACCGCATCTTGAATATTGATACGGTAGATAAGATCGTTACCTTTGGTTTGAAAGATTATAAAAAAGGAGGTGAGAAAACAACCTTAACACTACAGAGCAAAGAATTTATACGGCGTTTTCAACTTCATATATTACCTAAAGGGTTTACTAGAATACGGCATTATGGATTTTTGAGTAGCAGTTGGAAGAAAGACAGGTTGCCCATGTTGCAATTACAATTAGCAGACAAGGATTTAACACAAATAGAACACCCTATCAATCAAAAGGAAGCACTACATCGCTGTTGCCCGAGTTGTAAAAAGGGACGGTTAATAACGCTTTTAACCTTTGGTAGCCGTGGCCCGCCCAAGAATTATATACAAATTATAAAACGTAAACTACTAAACTACAACACTTAA
- a CDS encoding tyrosine-type recombinase/integrase: MDKKRIQLPQIKRQNDLPLVLNKQEVRELLNAPKYLKHRLILGMLYGCGLRSYELCNLLQSDVDFERKTVFVKKQKGKADRYVPLSTHLVRGLKRYFATENPVKYVFNSQVTKDGVVQPLTTVGIQWVIKESRSKVNTQKKFTTHTLRHSYATHLLEDGMNIMCLKELLGHARIETTIVYLQVSNSGSSVKFSPLDTLFAR; the protein is encoded by the coding sequence ATGGATAAAAAGCGCATTCAACTTCCACAAATAAAAAGGCAAAATGACCTTCCTCTTGTTTTGAACAAACAAGAGGTTCGCGAATTATTAAACGCTCCTAAATATCTAAAACACCGGTTAATTCTGGGTATGCTTTATGGCTGCGGATTGCGCAGTTATGAACTTTGTAACCTGTTACAGTCTGATGTAGATTTTGAACGAAAAACGGTATTTGTAAAAAAGCAAAAGGGAAAAGCAGACCGTTATGTGCCTTTAAGCACACACCTTGTTCGAGGGCTAAAAAGATATTTTGCAACCGAGAACCCTGTAAAGTATGTCTTTAATAGTCAGGTTACCAAAGACGGGGTTGTGCAACCACTTACCACCGTTGGTATCCAGTGGGTTATAAAAGAGAGTCGTTCCAAGGTAAACACCCAAAAGAAGTTTACCACCCATACGCTTCGCCATTCTTACGCCACGCATTTGCTTGAAGACGGGATGAACATTATGTGTTTAAAGGAACTGCTAGGTCATGCTCGTATTGAAACGACCATCGTGTATTTGCAGGTATCTAATTCCGGGAGCTCGGTTAAATTTAGTCCGTTGGACACCTTGTTTGCAAGGTAA
- the ltrA gene encoding group II intron reverse transcriptase/maturase produces the protein MIENVLSATNLFKATRQVERNKGASGVDGMKTTELSAYILENRSTILSTIRTNSYNPNSILGVTIPKGQGKTRLLGIPTVVDRWLQKAVSQQLMVHFEYDFEPVSYGFRPQKNIQKAVLQAQTYINSGYQDIVDIDLEGFFDQVDHCILLQLIYHKVKCPTTLRLIRKWLRVPILIDGKLQKRRKGIPQGSPISPLLSNIMLDVLDKEMKSMGLRYVRYADDFSVYAKSKSEAKQIGNRLFVFLKDKLKLPINKAKSGIRRPVNFELLGHGFVPIYKKGVKGQYVLVVANKSWAKFKRNLKSITKKTKPMSLLERLERLNQVCRGWMNNYRLTNIYAKSKKLDEWLRNRLRYCIWHDWKKLERKRKNLIQLGIEIGQAYAWSRTRMGGWAVAQSPILKTTITVSRLKRKGYKPLLDYINNTQTSIW, from the coding sequence ATGATTGAAAACGTATTATCAGCAACAAACCTTTTTAAAGCAACACGACAAGTGGAGCGCAATAAAGGCGCGAGCGGTGTAGATGGTATGAAAACAACGGAGCTTTCCGCTTATATATTAGAAAACCGTTCGACTATACTATCGACTATTCGCACAAACAGCTATAATCCAAATTCAATATTAGGAGTAACCATTCCAAAAGGACAGGGTAAAACCCGACTATTAGGAATACCAACTGTAGTCGATAGGTGGCTTCAAAAAGCGGTAAGTCAACAATTAATGGTTCATTTTGAATATGATTTTGAACCCGTTAGTTACGGTTTCCGTCCACAAAAGAACATCCAAAAAGCAGTATTACAAGCTCAAACGTATATCAATTCTGGTTATCAAGATATTGTAGATATTGATTTAGAAGGATTCTTTGACCAAGTAGACCACTGTATCTTACTGCAACTTATTTACCACAAGGTAAAATGTCCGACCACTTTGCGATTAATCCGAAAATGGCTTAGAGTTCCCATATTAATAGATGGAAAACTCCAAAAGCGCAGAAAAGGCATCCCGCAAGGCAGTCCAATTAGTCCCTTATTATCTAATATTATGTTAGATGTTTTGGACAAAGAAATGAAAAGCATGGGCTTGCGTTATGTTCGCTACGCTGATGATTTTAGCGTTTACGCCAAAAGCAAAAGCGAGGCTAAACAAATAGGAAATAGACTGTTTGTCTTCTTAAAAGATAAACTTAAATTACCTATAAACAAAGCCAAAAGTGGCATCCGCAGACCTGTAAACTTTGAGTTACTCGGGCATGGTTTTGTACCCATCTATAAAAAGGGTGTAAAAGGACAATATGTACTAGTGGTAGCCAATAAAAGTTGGGCAAAGTTTAAACGTAACCTAAAAAGTATAACCAAGAAAACCAAACCCATGTCGTTGTTAGAACGACTCGAACGACTTAATCAAGTCTGCCGAGGCTGGATGAACAATTACCGCTTAACCAACATCTATGCAAAAAGTAAAAAGCTAGATGAGTGGCTAAGAAATCGGTTGCGCTATTGTATTTGGCACGATTGGAAGAAACTAGAACGGAAACGTAAAAACCTAATTCAATTAGGTATAGAAATCGGACAAGCCTATGCTTGGAGTAGAACAAGAATGGGAGGCTGGGCAGTTGCTCAAAGTCCTATTCTAAAGACTACTATTACAGTCTCTAGACTTAAACGAAAAGGGTATAAACCTTTGTTAGATTACATTAATAATACGCAAACTTCAATTTGGTGA
- the ltrA gene encoding group II intron reverse transcriptase/maturase: MIFKEQTKSVPITKMMVWDAYKLVKRNKGSAGVDLRTLEEFEKVRSKELYKIWNRLSSGSYFSSNVKRVDIPKDGGKTRPLGIPTVGDRIAQQVIKTYIEPRLDAEFMDNSYGYRPNKSAHQAVKEVQKNARKYSWVIDLDIQEFFENVNHELLFKALQVHVPETWVQMYIKRWLEAPIQLEDGTLIHSKGKGTPQGGVISPLLSNLFLHYCIDKWLASHFPEIQMVRYADDMIIHCSTQREAKYLLDKVTERFKQCGLRVHPQKTKIVYCKKQGRNLKGLPVQFDFLGFSFRPIMIKLRKGGFFLQYDCKMSRKSKKRILKDLRELNIHNKTQSNLQDLAFMLNPKIRGWINYYGKIKRNALKPVFYYLHHRIIKWILNKYKRFKRSRVLAVKWLRRITKDYPNMFYHWALGYQLT; this comes from the coding sequence ATGATTTTTAAGGAACAAACAAAGTCAGTACCCATTACAAAGATGATGGTATGGGATGCGTATAAACTGGTAAAAAGGAACAAAGGAAGTGCTGGAGTGGATTTACGGACCTTGGAGGAATTTGAAAAAGTTCGTTCTAAAGAATTGTATAAAATCTGGAATCGGTTATCTTCTGGGAGTTACTTTTCATCAAATGTTAAACGTGTAGATATTCCAAAAGACGGCGGTAAAACACGTCCATTAGGAATCCCAACGGTTGGCGACCGAATCGCACAGCAGGTTATCAAAACGTATATCGAACCGCGCTTGGATGCTGAATTTATGGACAACTCTTATGGTTATAGACCAAACAAGAGTGCGCACCAAGCTGTAAAAGAAGTGCAGAAAAACGCACGAAAATACAGTTGGGTAATAGATTTAGATATTCAAGAATTTTTTGAGAATGTCAACCACGAATTACTCTTTAAAGCGCTACAAGTTCATGTTCCTGAAACATGGGTGCAAATGTATATTAAGAGATGGTTAGAAGCACCTATCCAACTTGAAGATGGTACATTAATACACTCAAAAGGAAAAGGAACTCCGCAGGGAGGAGTAATTAGTCCATTGCTATCCAATTTGTTTTTACATTATTGTATAGATAAATGGCTTGCAAGTCATTTTCCTGAAATACAAATGGTTCGTTATGCTGATGATATGATTATTCATTGCAGCACACAACGGGAAGCAAAGTATTTGCTTGATAAAGTAACCGAACGTTTTAAGCAATGTGGGCTCCGTGTTCATCCGCAAAAGACGAAAATAGTGTACTGCAAGAAACAGGGAAGAAATCTAAAAGGATTACCAGTGCAGTTTGATTTTCTAGGTTTTAGTTTCCGTCCTATTATGATTAAACTAAGAAAGGGAGGATTCTTTTTACAATATGATTGTAAGATGAGCCGAAAATCTAAGAAGCGAATTCTAAAAGATTTAAGGGAATTGAACATTCATAACAAAACTCAATCTAATTTACAAGACCTAGCATTTATGCTAAACCCTAAAATTAGGGGTTGGATAAATTATTATGGGAAAATAAAGCGTAACGCTCTTAAACCTGTTTTTTACTATCTCCATCATCGCATTATTAAATGGATTTTGAACAAGTATAAACGCTTCAAAAGAAGTCGGGTTTTAGCCGTAAAATGGTTAAGACGTATTACTAAAGATTATCCAAATATGTTTTATCATTGGGCGTTGGGTTATCAGTTAACCTAA
- a CDS encoding tyrosine-type recombinase/integrase: MNTLPTVSIKRGYYKNQDSIFVYFKYNDQLITVVKRTKAFKWSISKRCWYTPFTNHSLKLTNQIFDTIAVINIDQSINKLPTQPSTKKKRVISEKNKEIIRAYVSYLRGKCYSESTIKTYFSFIADFFDFINHVPPESLTNRDVELFIEKVFIPRQYSISTHRQFISAMKLFVNFYPDSKIDNLTLDRPKKSYILPTVLSNEEIINILRCTKNLKHRAILAMIYSAGLRISELLSLELSHIDIQRRQLIVKNSKGRKDRNIILAKSCIPLVLNYLNTYKPNIYFAEGKPSEKYSPESVRAFLKRSCKAANITKKVTPHTLRHSYATHLLENGIDLRYIQELLGHSKPETTMIYTHVSKKDLLRIESPLDVAVKKIGREPNKQGALSQLKYY; encoded by the coding sequence ATGAATACATTACCAACTGTTAGCATTAAAAGGGGGTATTACAAAAATCAAGACTCGATTTTTGTTTACTTTAAATATAACGATCAATTAATTACTGTCGTAAAACGTACAAAGGCATTTAAATGGAGTATTTCAAAACGATGTTGGTACACACCATTTACAAATCATAGCCTAAAACTCACAAACCAAATTTTTGACACAATTGCTGTAATTAATATTGATCAATCCATCAATAAACTACCCACTCAACCATCAACCAAAAAGAAGCGAGTTATTTCAGAAAAGAACAAAGAAATCATTAGAGCTTATGTGTCCTATTTAAGAGGGAAATGCTACAGTGAAAGTACGATTAAGACTTATTTCTCATTTATTGCCGATTTTTTTGACTTTATTAACCATGTTCCTCCTGAATCATTAACAAACAGAGATGTAGAGCTATTTATTGAAAAGGTGTTTATACCAAGACAATACAGTATCAGTACACATCGTCAGTTTATAAGTGCTATGAAACTGTTTGTTAATTTTTATCCAGATAGCAAAATAGATAACCTTACTTTAGATAGACCTAAAAAGTCATACATATTACCAACGGTGCTTTCAAATGAAGAAATTATTAATATCCTTAGATGTACTAAAAATTTAAAGCATAGAGCGATACTAGCTATGATTTACTCAGCGGGATTAAGGATAAGTGAACTTTTAAGCTTAGAACTATCACATATAGATATTCAAAGAAGGCAACTTATTGTGAAAAATAGCAAAGGGAGAAAGGATAGGAATATAATATTAGCGAAGAGTTGTATTCCATTAGTGTTGAATTATCTAAACACCTATAAACCTAACATATATTTCGCAGAAGGTAAACCCTCGGAAAAGTATAGTCCAGAAAGTGTCCGAGCATTTTTAAAAAGATCATGTAAAGCAGCCAATATCACTAAAAAAGTGACACCTCACACTCTTAGACATAGCTATGCAACCCATTTATTAGAGAATGGTATTGATTTAAGATATATCCAAGAACTATTAGGTCATTCCAAACCAGAAACAACAATGATCTATACACACGTCTCAAAAAAGGATTTATTAAGAATAGAAAGTCCATTAGATGTTGCTGTGAAAAAGATAGGTAGAGAACCCAATAAGCAGGGCGCTCTAAGTCAATTAAAGTATTATTAA
- a CDS encoding AbaSI family restriction endonuclease, with product MTELEYIIKQISKTNKKNYENYVVTRIWHGLNCLDIKFVTQQYVNRPNGYALTDMFFPQFDLHIEIDEPAHISREELDKKREIDVINSTNHCFERIAITDSTNAINEQTDKIIELIKNLRRKKTKNNTYEPWDLEKEFSPDFYRKKGYLDIKENPAFRTILDASNCLGQNYKGVQRAYFKSKIYDNHYLWFPKFYENADWDNKISDDGETIFEKCKIDGRIDTHYSDLINSPIKRIAFPRSIDNLGFVLYKFKGIFEIDKERSSPENGMVYKRIHTRFEIKK from the coding sequence ATGACAGAATTAGAATATATAATTAAACAGATTTCTAAAACAAATAAAAAGAATTACGAAAATTATGTTGTAACCAGAATTTGGCACGGTTTGAATTGTTTAGACATAAAATTTGTAACTCAACAATATGTTAATCGACCGAATGGCTATGCCTTAACTGATATGTTTTTTCCTCAATTTGATTTACATATTGAGATTGATGAACCAGCACATATAAGTCGTGAAGAACTGGATAAAAAACGAGAGATTGATGTTATAAACTCAACAAATCACTGTTTTGAACGAATTGCAATAACGGATAGCACAAACGCTATCAATGAGCAAACTGATAAAATCATTGAGTTAATAAAAAACTTGAGAAGAAAAAAAACAAAAAATAACACATACGAGCCTTGGGATTTAGAAAAAGAATTTAGTCCTGATTTTTATAGAAAAAAAGGATATTTGGATATAAAAGAAAATCCCGCATTTAGAACAATTTTAGACGCAAGTAATTGTTTAGGACAAAATTACAAAGGAGTTCAACGTGCTTATTTTAAGAGCAAAATTTATGATAATCATTATCTGTGGTTTCCGAAATTCTACGAAAATGCAGATTGGGATAATAAAATATCAGACGACGGAGAAACCATATTTGAAAAGTGTAAAATCGACGGAAGAATAGACACACATTATTCTGATTTAATTAATAGTCCGATAAAAAGAATTGCCTTTCCAAGAAGTATTGATAATTTAGGTTTCGTTTTATATAAATTTAAAGGAATATTTGAAATAGATAAAGAAAGGTCAAGTCCAGAAAACGGAATGGTTTATAAAAGAATTCATACTCGATTTGAAATAAAAAAATAA
- a CDS encoding THUMP-like domain-containing protein: MNKDVLNSDVQEYINNKINDTISDLALKGTSFVKVNTKEIIEQIEAKKHSEHKLPTWFHSKNIYYPNKLNIEQTSSERTAQYKASCISGTYVVDVTGGFGVDAYYFSKKTDKVIHCEIDSRLSAIVAHNYGVLKVDNIQAINEDGIQFVKNSKIFFDWIYIDPSRRHNTKGKVFLLKDCLPKVPEHLAMLFEHTNNIMIKTSPLLDISMGLNELKNVKTIHVVAVNNDVKELLWVLEKGHTKGISIQTINFKKNEEEQFHFNFEDEKQDAIILSHPLAYLYEPNSAILKAGGFNSIAIKLVLSKLHKHSHLYTSDDLLDFPGRVFKVLKSIPYNKRTLKKAGFYKANITTRNFPESVEQIRKKFKIVHGGDLYLFFSTNLNNEKIILVCNKP, from the coding sequence TTGAATAAGGATGTTTTAAATAGTGATGTTCAGGAATATATTAATAACAAAATAAATGATACCATTTCTGATTTAGCCCTAAAAGGAACGTCGTTTGTAAAGGTTAATACCAAGGAAATTATTGAGCAAATTGAAGCCAAAAAGCACTCAGAACACAAACTCCCTACATGGTTTCATAGTAAAAACATTTACTATCCCAATAAATTAAATATAGAACAGACGTCTTCAGAACGTACAGCACAATATAAAGCTAGCTGCATCTCTGGGACATATGTAGTTGATGTAACAGGTGGTTTTGGCGTGGACGCGTATTACTTTTCAAAAAAAACAGATAAGGTTATTCATTGTGAAATTGATAGCCGTTTATCTGCTATTGTAGCTCACAATTATGGGGTTTTAAAAGTTGATAATATTCAAGCTATTAATGAAGATGGCATTCAATTTGTAAAAAATTCTAAGATCTTTTTTGATTGGATTTATATAGACCCTTCAAGACGGCACAATACCAAAGGCAAGGTTTTCTTATTAAAAGATTGTCTTCCAAAAGTTCCCGAACATTTAGCAATGCTTTTCGAGCATACAAACAACATCATGATAAAAACGTCACCATTGTTAGATATCTCTATGGGCCTAAACGAATTGAAGAACGTTAAGACGATACATGTGGTTGCTGTTAATAATGATGTTAAAGAATTACTATGGGTTTTGGAGAAAGGCCATACTAAAGGAATCTCAATTCAAACTATCAATTTTAAAAAAAATGAAGAAGAGCAATTCCATTTTAATTTTGAAGATGAAAAGCAAGATGCCATAATTCTGTCCCATCCCCTTGCCTATTTATACGAGCCAAATAGCGCCATATTAAAGGCTGGAGGTTTTAATTCTATAGCTATCAAATTAGTATTAAGTAAACTTCATAAACATTCCCATTTATATACAAGTGATGATTTACTTGATTTTCCAGGACGGGTTTTTAAAGTTTTGAAATCTATTCCCTATAACAAACGTACTTTAAAAAAGGCAGGGTTCTATAAAGCCAATATAACCACGCGAAATTTTCCAGAAAGCGTAGAACAAATTCGGAAAAAATTTAAAATTGTACATGGAGGGGATTTGTATTTATTTTTTTCAACAAACCTAAATAATGAGAAAATTATATTGGTGTGCAATAAACCTTAA